From the Gemmatimonas sp. UBA7669 genome, the window TACGCGCCGCCAGTGTCACTGGACGCACTGGGCAGCGTCGATGTGGTGCTCATTTCGCATGACCACTACGACCATCTCGATCACCCCACCATTACCGCGCTGATCGGCAATCCGGCCAATCGTCACACGCGCTTTCTCGTGCCGCTTGGTGTGGGTGCACATCTCGAACATTGGGGCGTGGCGCCCGAGCGCATCGTGGAGCTGGACTGGTGGGAGTCGCAGGCCATTGGCGGCGTGACCTTCACGGCCACGCCCGCACGTCATGCCTCAGGTCGCACGCTGCTGGATCGCGACGCCACGCTGTGGGCGGGTTGGGCTCTGAGCACGGCCACGCAGCGGGTGTATTACTCGGGCGACACGGGCATGATGCCGGCGTTCGAAGCCATTGGTGAGAAGCTGGGGCCGTTTGATCTCACGCTCATGCAAGTGGGCGCCTACGGTGACGGCTGGCCCGACTGGCACCTGACTCCGGAGCAGGCCGTCGCGGCACATCGTGCGCTGCGCGGCACAACGCTGCTGCCGGTGCATTGGGGATTGTTCAATCTCGCGTATCACGCGTGGGATGATCCCATTGCGCGGCTCACGCGGGCGGCCGCCGCGCATGACCTGCTTGTTGCAACTCCGCG encodes:
- a CDS encoding MBL fold metallo-hydrolase, with product MRLLRWFLLIFVLLMSATIVSGWSAFGAYRFGPGIGTSPSSLLRAERMAASPQVRDGRFVNEQAMRENYGLMLRGLFTRSARSVPDTPLPVVTDAAASAPADAQQFEVTWYGHSSLRVRVAGLQILIDPMWGQRPSPLSFVGPSRWYAPPVSLDALGSVDVVLISHDHYDHLDHPTITALIGNPANRHTRFLVPLGVGAHLEHWGVAPERIVELDWWESQAIGGVTFTATPARHASGRTLLDRDATLWAGWALSTATQRVYYSGDTGMMPAFEAIGEKLGPFDLTLMQVGAYGDGWPDWHLTPEQAVAAHRALRGTTLLPVHWGLFNLAYHAWDDPIARLTRAAAAHDLLVATPRPGEAMVVGGATPDVRWWGR